The sequence CTCATCGCCTACGACGGCGAGAAGTACTCCAACACCCTGGCGAACGTCGAGCCGCCGGAGTCGGTGCGCACCCCGGACCAGATCGCAACCTACGGCCAGGAAATTCGCGAGCGCCTGCAGTCATGGTGGGCAGCCAACCCCGACCGGGCGCTGGAGAAACAGATCGACACTTATTACGGCATGCAGGCCGCGCACGATGTGTTCGAGCGCACCACCTGGCACTCGGCGCAGCATTGCCGACAGCTTGCCGTCATTCTGGACCGACTGGGCATCCCACCGCAAATCCCTCTGAAGCACGAGCAGCTGGAAGGGCTGCCGCTGCCCGAAGGCATCTGGGAATAGCCGCACTCGAAGCGGCGCGCGCTGCTTCCCAGGCAGCTGTCGGCGTCGCCGCGCGGCTGAACGCGGGATCGGCCTGCGCTTGCGGCGCCGGGGCGCCGGAGCGCCGGAGCGCCGGAGCGCCGGAGCGCCGGCAAGACGATGCTAAACTCGGGTCTGCCGTTTTGCGCGGCTGCGATTTCCCACCCTTCGCAATGAACCGAGACAGTTCCGTCAGGGCGATCCCGTCGGTCGACAAGCTTTTGGCCGCTGCCGCGCCCGAGATCGAGCGCTACGGCCGCAACCTGGTCACCGAACAGGTGCGCCTGCTCCTGGACGAAACGCGGGCCGGATCGCATCCGGCACTGGTTGCCGCGAGCGGATTCGAGCACGCCGGGTTTGGCGCGCTGCTCAACGAAAGGCTGCAGGCGCTGTGCGCCCCTTCGCAGCGACGTGTTCTCAACCTGACCGGCACGGTGCTGCACACCAATCTCGGCCGCGCGATTCTGCCAAGCAAAGCGGCCCAGGCAGTGGTCATGGCCATGACCTCGGCCACCAATCTCGAGTACGAGCTCGAGCGCGGAGGTCGCGGTGAGCGCGATCACCATGTCGAAGGCTGGCTCACTCGCCTGACCGGGGCGGAAGCCGCCACGGTGGTCAATAACAATGCGGCCGCGGTACTGATCGTGCTGAGCACGCTGGCCGCGCGCAAGGAAGTCGTCGTCTCGCGCGGCGAGCTGGTCGAGATCGGTGGCGCCTTTCGTATCCCCGACATCATGGCCCGGGCGGGTTGCCGGCTGGTGGAGATCGGCACCACCAATCGCACCCACCTGCGCGACTACGCCGAGGCGATCGGCCCGCGCACCGCGGCCATCATGAAAGTCCACACCAGCAACTATGCGATTCAGGGCTTCACCGCCGCGGTGCCCGAGGGCAAGCTGGCCGAGCTGGCGCACGAACGCGGGCTGCCGTTCATTGTCGACCTCGGCAGCGGAATGCTGGTCGATCTCGATCGCTGGGGGCTGCCGCACGAGCCCACCGCGCGCGAGACGCTCGCCCACGGCGCGGACCTGGTTGCGTTCAGCGGCGACAAGCTGCTCGGGGGCCCGCAGGCGGGTCTCATCGCCGGCAACCGTGCGCTGGTCGCACGCATCAATCGCAATCCGCTCAAGCGTGCGCTGCGTATGGACAAGCTGCGCCTGGCGGCGCTGGAAGCGGTACTGAAACTTTATGCCGATCCCGATCGGCTGCGAGACTCGCTGCCGACGCTGCGCTGGCTGACACGCTCGCGCGACGAGGTCGCGCGCGTGGCGAACGAAGTCCTGCCTGTCCTGAAGACGGCCGTGGCGGGGCACGCTGAGGTCGAACGGATCGAATGCCGCAGCCAGATCGGCAGCGGCTCGCTGCCGGTGGATCTTCTGCCGAGCGTCGGCATGGCGTTGCGTCCGCTCGCCACCGCGCGCCGCAGCGGCCGCCTGGTCGAACGCTGGGCCGCGGCATTCCGACGCTTGCCGGTGCCTGTGATCGGCCGCATTCAGGACGGCATGCTCGTGTTCGATTTGCGCATGCTGGACGATGCGCGCGAGCTCACCGGGCAGCTGCCCCTGCTGCAGTTGCCCACCATGGCGACGCCCGCCGCGACAACCGTGACCGAACCGATCGCGTCATGATCGTTGCCACCGCCGGACATATCGATCACGGCAAGACCCTGCTGGTGAAGGCGCTCTCCGGCGTCGATACCGATCGGCTGCCGGAAGAGAAGAGCCGCGGCATTTCGATCGATCTTGGTTTCGCCTACGTGCCCGTGCCGGGCGCGGATCTGCTCGGGTTCGTCGACGTCCCCGGCCACGAACGGTTCGTGCGCAACATGCTGGCCGGCGTGTGCGGCATCGATCTCGCCCTGCTCGTCGTCGCCGCCGATGATGGCGTCATGCCGCAAACAGTCGAGCATCTGCAGATCCTCGATCTGCTCAATGTCTCGCGCGGCATCGTCGCGATCACCAAGATCGACCGGGTGAACGAAGCCCGGGTGGACGAAGTGAGCGAAGCGGTTCGGCGGCTGCTCGCCGGCACGGCGCTCGAAGGCGCAGCCTTGGCTCCGGTATCGGCCACAACCGGGACCGGGGTCGATGCGCTGCGAACCCAGCTGTTCGAGCAAGCTCGGCATATCCAGGCGCGAGAGAGCGCCGGGCGGCGTTTTCGCTATGCGATCGACCGCGTTTTCAGTGTCTCGGGCAGCGGCACGGTGGTGACCGGCACCGTATTCAATGGAACAGTGAAGGTGGGCGACCGGCTGATCGTCTCGCCGCCGGGCCTGCCGGTTCGCGTACGCGGCATACAAGTCCACGGCAAGGCGGCCGAGCAGGTCGGCGCCGGCAGCCGCTGCGCGCTCAATCTCTCCGGAGAAAAGCTCGACAAGGAAGCACTTCGGCGTGGCGACTGGGTGCTCGATGAAACGATCCATCGGCCGACGCGGCGCATCGATGCGAATGTGAAAGTGCTGGCTGCAGAACCAGAGCCCCTGGCGCATTGGACCCCGGTGCATTTCCACCTCGGCACCGAAGCGGTCACCGGCCGCGTCGCCGTGCGGCGCGGCGATTCGATCGCACCGGGAGAAAGCCGCATCGTGCAGATCATTCTCGACCGGCCGATCGGCTGCCTGCACGGCGATCGTTTCATTCTGCGCGACCAGTCGGCGACGCGCACCCTCGGCGGCGGCACGGTGGTGGATCCGTTCGCCCCGGCGGTGCGAAGGAATTCGCCCGCACGGCAGAAGACCGTTGCAGCACTGGCAGCCGCCTCGGCGGAAGAAGCGCTGCGCCAGCTGAGCGCCACGGCGACCGAAGGGATCGATGTCGCGGCCTTCGAGACGGCTTTCAACCTCGACGAGACCACCGCCGCCTCGCTCTATCGCGAGCTCCAGATCGTCGTCTTCGGCCGCGGCGAGCGGATCGGGATCGCGGCCGCGCGCCGCGACGAGCTCGCCAATGCAATCGTGGCCGAGGTGTTGCGCTTGCACCGCGAAGACCCCAAGTCGCTTGGTCTGGAGCTCGCCAGCTTGCCGCAGCGGCTGCAGGTGCGCCTGCCGGAGTGGCTCTTGGGCCAGATCGTGCGCGAGCTCGCGCACGCGCGTAAGGTCGAGATCGCCGGCACGCGGGTGCGCCGTCCCGGCCACGATGCCACCTCCAATCCCGAAGACGAGAAGCTCTGGCAGAGCATCCTGCCCGCGCTGCAGAAGGACGTGCCGCTGCCGCCGAGCATCAAGGAGCTGGCCGAGCAATTGCGATTGCCCGACAAGTCGGTGAGCGACTTCCTGCACCGCAAGAGCCGCGGCGGCGAGCCCATCAAGGTCATGCCCGATCGGTTCCTGCTGCGCAGCACCGTGGAACGGCTGGCACAGACCGCGGAAGCGACCGCGGGCGCCAAACCGAACGGCCAGTTCACGGCCGCCGACTATCGCGACCGCTGCGGCGCCAGCCGCAAGCTCTCGATCGACGTGCTCGAGTACTTCGATCGCATCGGCTTCACGCAACGCCTCGGCGACGTACGCCGCATCCGGCGCCCGTTGGCGCAGGCCTTGGCGGCTTCGCCGGGCGCTACGCCGAGCCGCGCAAAAACATGACCCGCTTCGAGGAGATCCTGATTTGGCGACATACGACTTGATCGTGGTAGGCGAAGGCATCACCGGGCTTGCTTGCGCCAGGCACGCGGCGTCCCTGGGGCTGAAGACCGCGACGGCCGAGGGCAATCTGTTCGGCGGCCTGGTGATCAACATTGCCGAGCTCGAGGGCTACGAAGACCACGGCTCGGGTGTGGATATCGCATCCGCCCTGATGGAATCCAACGCGCTAGCCGGCATCGAGAACCTGGGCGCCAATGTGACGGCCATCGAAGCGGGCGGCGACAGCATCAAGGTGGCGACCGACGCGGGCAGCCACAGCGCGCGCGCCGTGTTGATCGCCTCGGGCGCACGCTTGAAAAGACTCGGCGTTCCCGGGGAAGAAGAGTTCGATCATCGCGGCGTATCGCAGTGCGCCGATTGCGACGGGCCGATGTTCCAGGGCGAACACGTGGTGGTGGTCGGCGGCGGCGACGCGGCCTTCCAGGAAACAGCTGCGTTATCGCCATACGTCGGCCAAGTGACCGTACTCATGCGCGGCGCGACGCCCCGCGCAAGCCCAGGGCTGGTGGAGCGGGTGCGCCAACGCGGCAACGTTGCCTTTCGAACCGGCGTGACCGTGGAGGCGATTCAGGGCGATGACACCGTCAAAGCCGTAGTCGTGCGCACGGCGAATGGCGAATCCGAACGCATTGACTGCGCCGGTGCCTTCATCTTCGTGGGGCTGACGCCGAACTCGGAGATCGCGCCTGCAGGCGTTGCACGCAATCCGCACGGCGCGATCGAGACCGACGCATCGATGCAGACCGCTGTCCCGGGCGTTTATGCCGCCGGGGCCGTACGCGCGGGATACAGCGGCAAGCTGGTCGATGCCGTCCGGGAAGCGAAGGAAGCGGCCGAGAGCGCCGCGCGCAGAGTGCGCGGGTGAACGCGCACGGCAGTCGGGATAGAATAAGCGGCGACTACGTCGTTGTGGCGTGGCGGAAAGCGCGAGAAACCCGCGCCACCGCCGTTGTGGCATGGCGGCAGACGCGAGAAACCCGCGCCACCGCCGTGGCATCGTGGCGGCAGGCGCGAGAACGATAGCAGCACGGAAGAGAAGCGTCCCCGGTGGGGTGGCCGGACTTCAAACCCGGTGGGGGCCGTTGACGGTCCTTTGTGGGTTCGACTCCCACTCTCTTCCGCCACTCAGTGGCACCCGCCGATGCGCCGGCGACGGATGGCTGCCTCGGCCGATCGAATCGAACCGAAGACTTCATGCATGGCACACGAGACCGCGACGATCGATGCGTACGCGCCAAATGGAAGCGTTGCGCGACGCGGTGACGGGAGCGAACAATCTCGACGACGCGGCCCCCGGCGCCGGCTGCTCGCGCCTTCGGCGCCGACTGCTCCTGCGAGTGTGAGGCGGAGTCCGCAATGAGACAGTGGGAGTGTGTGCTTTGCGGCTTCGTCTACGATGAAGCCGCCGGCTTGCCCGAGGACGGGATTGCGCCCGGGACGCGCTGGGAAGACGTCCCGGAGGACTGGATCTGCCCCGACTGCGCTGCGACCAAGGCCGACTTTTTACTTGTTGAAGGCTGACCTCGGATCGATTCGCCCGCAGGCCGAGAGAGGCGTGCCGAAGTCCTGGCTATAGGTTGACGACCTGTCGCCGGACCGGCAATTCGGCGATCACGCCCGGCAGCGCACGTGCGAAGAACCCGGCGCGGAACCCCTTGGCATAATCATCGATGCCTACCCGCAAATAGGCGGTGAGCGCTTGATTTTCGCGCCGCGCCGCCTGACCGTCCGTGCAACCGTTCACGAATGCCGTCGGAGCGGCTTCCGCTTCGGTGGACTTTCTAAGTATTTCCACTGCTCGCACTAACGACTCCCTTTGTGACTACGCTGCCCAATCGAGCAAGGGCTATGCCAATCATTTCACGTGATAAAATCCACGCTCCAGCTGGCCCGGACACCATGCCTTCTTCTTCGCTTACCGCGCTTTCGCCAGTCGACGGACGCTATCAGGATCGCGTCGGCGCATTAAGGCAGTATTTCACTGAGCTCGGCTTGATCCGTTTGCGCGTTCGAGTCGAGATCGCATGGCTTCAGGCGCTGGCGGCCGAGCCTCTCTTGCCGGAGTTTCCGTCCCTGTCCCCGGAAATGGAGACCGCCCTCGAAGCAATCGTTTCGGCGTTCTCCGAGGTCGACGGCGCCCGAGTCAAGGCGATCGAAGCCAAGACCAACCACGACGTCAAAGCGGTCGAATATTTTCTGCGCGAGAAGCTGCCGCCCCATCCGCAGACCGATGTCCTGACCGGGTTCATCCATTTCGCATGCACGTCGGAAGACATCAACAACGTCTGCCATGCGCTCATGCTGGTGGAATCGCGCGAGCGCGTGATGCTGCCGGCGCTCGATGCGCTCATCGCCCGTCTGCGCGCGATGGCGCACGAACTGGCCGGCGTCGCGATGCTGGCGCGAACCCACGGCCAGCCGGCGACGCCCACGACGCTCGGCAAGGAATTGGCGAACGTGGTGCATCGGCTGGACGAGGCGCGCGCCCAGCTCGAGCGCATCACGCTCAAGGCCAAGTTCAACGGAGCGGTAGGAAACTACAACGCGCATCTGGCAGCGTATCCGGAAATCGATTGGGAAGCCCTCGCACGCCGCTTTGTCTCCTCGCTCGGACTCGCGTTCAATCCCTATACCATCCAGATCGAGCCGCACGACGCGATTGCGGAGCTGTTCGATGCCTATGCGCGCGTCAACACGATCCTGCTCGATCTCGATCGCGACGTGTGGGGATACGTGTCGCTCGGCTATTTCCGGCAGAAGCTCAGGGCGGGCGAAGTCGGCTCGTCGACGATGCCGCACAAGGTCAATCCGATCGATTTCGAGAACTCGGAGGGCAACCTGGGAGTTGCCAACGCACTGCTGCGGCACATGGCGGAGAAGCTGCCCGTCTCGCGCTGGCAGCGCGACCTGACCGACTCCACGGTGCTGCGCAACATGGGGGTGGCGCTCGCGCACACCCTGCTCGCATGGGATTCGTGCCTGCGCGGCCTGAGCAAGCTCGAAGCCGATCGCGCCCGCATCGGCGCAGACCTGGACAACGCCTGGGAAGTGCTGGCCGAGCCGATCCAGACCGTGATGCGCCGCTACGGCGTGCCCGACCCCTATGAGCAGCTCAAGGCGCTCACCCGAGGAC is a genomic window of Betaproteobacteria bacterium containing:
- a CDS encoding L-seryl-tRNA(Sec) selenium transferase codes for the protein MNRDSSVRAIPSVDKLLAAAAPEIERYGRNLVTEQVRLLLDETRAGSHPALVAASGFEHAGFGALLNERLQALCAPSQRRVLNLTGTVLHTNLGRAILPSKAAQAVVMAMTSATNLEYELERGGRGERDHHVEGWLTRLTGAEAATVVNNNAAAVLIVLSTLAARKEVVVSRGELVEIGGAFRIPDIMARAGCRLVEIGTTNRTHLRDYAEAIGPRTAAIMKVHTSNYAIQGFTAAVPEGKLAELAHERGLPFIVDLGSGMLVDLDRWGLPHEPTARETLAHGADLVAFSGDKLLGGPQAGLIAGNRALVARINRNPLKRALRMDKLRLAALEAVLKLYADPDRLRDSLPTLRWLTRSRDEVARVANEVLPVLKTAVAGHAEVERIECRSQIGSGSLPVDLLPSVGMALRPLATARRSGRLVERWAAAFRRLPVPVIGRIQDGMLVFDLRMLDDARELTGQLPLLQLPTMATPAATTVTEPIAS
- the selB gene encoding selenocysteine-specific translation elongation factor, whose product is MIVATAGHIDHGKTLLVKALSGVDTDRLPEEKSRGISIDLGFAYVPVPGADLLGFVDVPGHERFVRNMLAGVCGIDLALLVVAADDGVMPQTVEHLQILDLLNVSRGIVAITKIDRVNEARVDEVSEAVRRLLAGTALEGAALAPVSATTGTGVDALRTQLFEQARHIQARESAGRRFRYAIDRVFSVSGSGTVVTGTVFNGTVKVGDRLIVSPPGLPVRVRGIQVHGKAAEQVGAGSRCALNLSGEKLDKEALRRGDWVLDETIHRPTRRIDANVKVLAAEPEPLAHWTPVHFHLGTEAVTGRVAVRRGDSIAPGESRIVQIILDRPIGCLHGDRFILRDQSATRTLGGGTVVDPFAPAVRRNSPARQKTVAALAAASAEEALRQLSATATEGIDVAAFETAFNLDETTAASLYRELQIVVFGRGERIGIAAARRDELANAIVAEVLRLHREDPKSLGLELASLPQRLQVRLPEWLLGQIVRELAHARKVEIAGTRVRRPGHDATSNPEDEKLWQSILPALQKDVPLPPSIKELAEQLRLPDKSVSDFLHRKSRGGEPIKVMPDRFLLRSTVERLAQTAEATAGAKPNGQFTAADYRDRCGASRKLSIDVLEYFDRIGFTQRLGDVRRIRRPLAQALAASPGATPSRAKT
- a CDS encoding rubredoxin, giving the protein MRQWECVLCGFVYDEAAGLPEDGIAPGTRWEDVPEDWICPDCAATKADFLLVEG
- the purB gene encoding adenylosuccinate lyase, giving the protein MPSSSLTALSPVDGRYQDRVGALRQYFTELGLIRLRVRVEIAWLQALAAEPLLPEFPSLSPEMETALEAIVSAFSEVDGARVKAIEAKTNHDVKAVEYFLREKLPPHPQTDVLTGFIHFACTSEDINNVCHALMLVESRERVMLPALDALIARLRAMAHELAGVAMLARTHGQPATPTTLGKELANVVHRLDEARAQLERITLKAKFNGAVGNYNAHLAAYPEIDWEALARRFVSSLGLAFNPYTIQIEPHDAIAELFDAYARVNTILLDLDRDVWGYVSLGYFRQKLRAGEVGSSTMPHKVNPIDFENSEGNLGVANALLRHMAEKLPVSRWQRDLTDSTVLRNMGVALAHTLLAWDSCLRGLSKLEADRARIGADLDNAWEVLAEPIQTVMRRYGVPDPYEQLKALTRGQANMDRKTLHDFIRGLTIPTEAKDRLLAMTPATYIGAAARLARQI